One window of the Bacteroidales bacterium genome contains the following:
- a CDS encoding toxin-antitoxin system YwqK family antitoxin has translation MNRIISISFIAILALSSCINNNSNRTPGQPYEEFEGTVVEGLKKIYNAEGKLETEIPYKDSLPNGIQKEYYKTGQLFRETPLTKGKANGIVKEYSTNGKIYREMPVVNGRANGIIKKYYENGTLFSEAPFENGQPVAGLKEYNDKGNLLETPKMVFNAKNMTRIDGTYILEISLSDKTIKPGYAQVLVFDNKEIVNKIPTSDGKGILKFSIPAGAMMVKKLTFEAKYTTLRNNVCIIRDSFNLVIGN, from the coding sequence ATGAATAGAATAATTTCAATTTCATTTATTGCTATTTTAGCATTAAGCAGTTGCATAAATAATAATAGTAATAGAACTCCTGGTCAACCCTATGAGGAGTTTGAAGGCACAGTGGTTGAAGGTCTTAAAAAGATTTATAATGCCGAAGGAAAACTTGAAACGGAGATTCCTTATAAGGATTCATTACCAAATGGAATACAGAAGGAGTATTATAAAACAGGCCAATTATTCCGTGAAACCCCTTTAACTAAGGGTAAAGCAAACGGCATTGTTAAAGAGTATAGCACTAATGGTAAAATTTACAGAGAGATGCCTGTTGTAAATGGCAGGGCAAATGGTATTATTAAGAAATATTACGAGAATGGTACTTTGTTTTCCGAGGCTCCTTTCGAAAATGGACAACCTGTTGCAGGTTTAAAGGAATATAATGATAAGGGAAATCTTTTAGAAACTCCTAAAATGGTTTTCAATGCTAAAAACATGACAAGAATTGATGGGACATACATCTTGGAGATTTCATTATCAGACAAGACTATTAAACCCGGCTATGCCCAAGTTTTGGTTTTTGATAATAAGGAGATTGTTAATAAAATACCCACTTCTGATGGCAAGGGAATATTAAAATTTTCAATACCAGCAGGTGCGATGATGGTTAAAAAGTTAACCTTTGAGGCAAAGTATACAACTCTTCGTAATAATGTTTGTATAATCCGTGATTCGTTTAATTTAGTGATTGGCAATTAA
- a CDS encoding aspartate/glutamate racemase family protein yields the protein MKTIGLIGGTGWISTIEYYRLINQGINDRVGGLNAARCLLYSFNYADIADLNQKNDHAGVLKMVTDAAQKLEGAGVDCIALCANTLHFYADDLQNKISKPIVHIGSATADKIREKGLTKVGLLGTKITMEEDFYKNRLSNFQIQTLIPNNRERAFIHRSIFTELIKNIFIDKTKEQFLQIMSNLKQEGAEGIILGCTEIPLLITQSDINIPVFNTLEIHVKAIVDFALCE from the coding sequence ATGAAGACCATTGGGTTAATTGGAGGTACTGGTTGGATTTCAACCATAGAATACTATCGCTTAATAAATCAAGGTATTAATGATAGGGTTGGTGGTTTAAATGCTGCTCGTTGTCTATTATATTCTTTCAACTACGCCGATATTGCTGATTTAAATCAAAAAAATGATCATGCTGGGGTTCTTAAAATGGTAACCGATGCTGCTCAAAAACTCGAAGGTGCAGGGGTCGATTGTATTGCCCTTTGTGCAAATACGCTTCACTTCTATGCAGATGATCTTCAAAATAAAATTTCCAAACCAATTGTGCATATTGGTTCAGCAACCGCCGATAAAATAAGAGAAAAAGGTCTTACCAAAGTTGGGTTATTGGGGACAAAAATCACCATGGAAGAGGATTTTTATAAAAATCGTTTAAGTAACTTTCAAATTCAAACCCTAATTCCAAATAATAGAGAGAGGGCATTTATTCACCGTTCTATCTTCACAGAACTTATTAAAAATATTTTTATTGATAAAACCAAGGAACAATTCCTACAAATTATGTCAAATCTTAAGCAGGAGGGTGCTGAAGGGATTATCCTTGGTTGTACAGAGATTCCATTGCTAATCACACAATCTGATATAAATATACCAGTATTCAATACTCTTGAAATTCATGTGAAAGCAATTGTTGATTTTGCCTTATGCGAATAG
- a CDS encoding DNA cytosine methyltransferase, giving the protein MEQLKFIDLFCGVGGFHIALESIGGTCVFASDIDEECRKVYFDNFGLEPAGDITKIDEKDIPMHDVLCAGFPCQAFSKAGYRRGVNDPRGTLFFDIVRIAKFHKPKYLILENVRNLASHDKGNTWRVIRYNLRELGYNVSDEPIIFSPHYLGIPQHRERVFILCKRKDLGDLPIFTFDKKNRPASDAFSILQPDDEIVNLEKHKLSKREIALINLWNEFSSIVKNELPGFPVWSEWLKELDDIDYLHFYPKWKQNFIYKNSKLYSEHKKEIDSWLMKALKNKDFVGAKAKFEWQAGKVSSPNLWDTIMHFRPSGLRVKAPTHYPALVAITQTSIVGSLKRRLTPRECARLQRIPDSYKLHSNDRVAYKQLGNSVNVDVVMMFAKLLLK; this is encoded by the coding sequence ATGGAACAACTTAAATTTATCGATCTTTTTTGTGGGGTTGGTGGTTTTCATATCGCCCTTGAATCTATTGGGGGTACTTGTGTTTTTGCTTCTGACATTGATGAAGAATGTAGAAAGGTTTACTTTGATAACTTTGGACTTGAACCTGCTGGGGATATTACTAAGATTGATGAAAAGGACATTCCAATGCATGATGTTCTATGTGCAGGATTTCCTTGCCAAGCATTTTCCAAAGCAGGTTATAGGAGGGGGGTTAACGATCCCCGGGGAACACTTTTTTTTGATATTGTTCGTATTGCAAAGTTCCATAAACCGAAATACTTGATTCTTGAGAATGTACGAAATCTTGCTAGCCACGACAAGGGCAACACTTGGCGTGTTATTCGTTACAACCTTCGAGAGTTAGGCTATAATGTTTCTGATGAACCAATCATTTTCAGCCCTCATTATTTAGGAATTCCTCAGCACCGCGAGAGGGTATTTATACTCTGTAAACGTAAAGATTTAGGCGATTTACCCATTTTTACTTTTGATAAAAAAAATCGACCAGCAAGTGATGCTTTTTCAATCCTTCAGCCAGATGATGAGATAGTTAATCTGGAAAAACATAAGCTGAGTAAACGAGAGATTGCTTTAATCAACCTTTGGAACGAATTTTCATCAATAGTAAAAAACGAACTACCGGGCTTCCCCGTTTGGAGTGAGTGGTTAAAGGAGTTAGACGATATCGATTATCTCCACTTCTATCCAAAATGGAAGCAGAATTTTATTTATAAAAATAGCAAATTATACTCTGAGCATAAAAAGGAGATAGATTCTTGGCTAATGAAAGCCCTAAAAAATAAAGATTTTGTAGGTGCTAAGGCTAAATTCGAATGGCAGGCAGGGAAGGTTTCCTCGCCTAATCTTTGGGATACAATAATGCATTTTCGCCCATCCGGATTGAGGGTAAAAGCACCAACACACTACCCAGCTTTAGTTGCCATTACTCAAACATCTATTGTTGGCTCACTTAAAAGAAGACTTACTCCAAGGGAGTGTGCCCGCTTGCAACGAATCCCTGATAGCTATAAATTACATTCGAACGATAGAGTTGCTTATAAGCAACTTGGGAATTCTGTTAATGTTGATGTGGTTATGATGTTTGCAAAACTACTGCTTAAGTAA
- a CDS encoding RDD family protein, translated as MEQVQVEKKFAGFWWRFLAIIIDGLILGVVKWIIITPILATLGFGAYKAATSGEMDETAAIGMLGAFAGAMAMVWVFTIVAGWLYFSLMESSKFQGTIGKLALGIIVTDMEGNKINFGKATGRYFGKIVSGIILYIGFMMAGFTEKKQGLHDILAGTLVWKK; from the coding sequence ATGGAACAAGTACAAGTTGAAAAGAAATTCGCAGGTTTCTGGTGGAGATTCCTAGCGATTATTATCGATGGTTTAATCCTCGGTGTTGTGAAATGGATTATCATTACGCCCATTCTTGCTACGTTAGGCTTTGGTGCTTACAAGGCCGCTACATCAGGAGAAATGGATGAAACTGCAGCAATAGGCATGTTAGGAGCATTTGCAGGAGCAATGGCTATGGTATGGGTTTTCACAATTGTTGCTGGATGGTTATATTTTTCTCTTATGGAATCGTCAAAATTCCAAGGTACAATAGGTAAACTTGCACTTGGTATAATTGTAACCGATATGGAAGGGAATAAAATTAACTTTGGAAAGGCAACTGGTCGCTATTTTGGTAAAATAGTTTCAGGTATTATTCTATATATTGGTTTTATGATGGCTGGATTTACTGAGAAAAAACAAGGATTACACGATATTCTTGCAGGCACATTAGTTTGGAAAAAATAG
- a CDS encoding DUF3857 and transglutaminase domain-containing protein: MRIKLLTLFVLILFGSQASAQTVELLRQAGTTKEYPGAGYIVVYDSTSVNVQETGLSYYSNSRLFKALTLSGAKELAVIKFDYDPLTAFIRIEKVRIIRSNGGVEVIANDKVYDYPAPAHSIYWGARQKMIAIGRLEPGDGVEVRFFKKGFAYALLAQQELSDEYYIPPMRGHFYDIVEFFASFPIKEKVYNLIIAKEKKLQYKFYNGKVDEKVSEKNGKICYTFSVKNIMPIKQEPKMVALSDVAPKLLISTSPDWETKSKWFCGVNEDYGSFKSIPEIDKKVKEILKGAKNEMDSISKLNHWVADEIRYSGLTMGKGEGFTLHKGEMDFNDRCGVCKDKAGMLITMLRSAGFVSYPAMTMAGSRIDRIPADQFNHSVTIVKLRSGEYKLLDPTWVPFTREEWSSREQQQNYLMGLPEGADLKETPISSPENHYFRINGTSQLANDGTLTGEFILVAEGQSDANVRSLFTRSYKADWQSNFEKELMKISPRIEIIEMSYTDPYAYLLQPVQIKVKYRIPNYAIATKNEIIFTPVLASNLFGSRHSHIAFDPSIENRNYPFVDACSKLIELNEVITLPTNMTIKFKPETIQSKGSGVDFESTYTLDENMLKFSQKVVLKKRIYQPEDWRSFRDAVKYQNEFANTPVVLKF, encoded by the coding sequence ATGCGTATTAAGTTACTAACCTTATTTGTTCTGATTTTATTTGGCTCTCAGGCATCAGCACAAACTGTTGAATTGCTTCGACAAGCAGGAACAACAAAGGAATACCCAGGTGCAGGATACATTGTTGTGTACGATAGTACCAGCGTTAATGTACAGGAAACAGGTTTGAGTTATTATAGCAACTCCAGACTTTTCAAAGCCTTAACTCTAAGTGGAGCAAAAGAGCTTGCAGTAATTAAATTTGATTACGATCCTCTTACCGCATTTATTCGAATTGAAAAGGTGCGTATTATCAGAAGTAATGGAGGCGTTGAGGTGATTGCTAATGATAAAGTATATGACTACCCAGCCCCGGCCCATTCAATATACTGGGGAGCCCGTCAGAAAATGATTGCTATTGGACGGTTAGAGCCAGGGGATGGTGTTGAAGTTAGGTTTTTTAAGAAAGGATTTGCTTATGCACTGTTAGCTCAACAGGAATTAAGCGATGAGTACTATATTCCTCCAATGCGTGGTCATTTTTACGATATCGTAGAGTTTTTCGCTTCATTTCCGATTAAGGAAAAAGTATATAATTTGATAATCGCCAAGGAGAAAAAACTACAGTACAAGTTTTATAATGGTAAAGTTGATGAGAAGGTAAGCGAAAAGAATGGTAAAATTTGCTACACATTCTCAGTAAAGAATATCATGCCAATTAAGCAAGAGCCAAAAATGGTAGCACTTTCAGATGTTGCTCCTAAACTTCTTATATCCACCAGTCCCGATTGGGAGACCAAATCGAAATGGTTTTGCGGTGTAAATGAAGATTATGGGAGTTTTAAATCTATTCCCGAAATCGATAAAAAGGTAAAAGAGATATTAAAGGGTGCAAAAAATGAGATGGATTCAATCTCAAAATTAAATCATTGGGTTGCTGATGAAATCCGCTACAGCGGTCTAACGATGGGAAAAGGTGAAGGGTTCACTCTTCACAAAGGCGAAATGGATTTTAATGACCGTTGTGGTGTTTGTAAGGACAAGGCGGGAATGCTTATTACCATGCTACGCTCAGCGGGATTCGTTTCATACCCCGCAATGACTATGGCTGGTTCGCGTATTGACCGAATTCCTGCCGATCAGTTCAACCATTCGGTTACGATTGTTAAACTTCGGAGCGGAGAGTATAAATTACTTGACCCAACATGGGTTCCATTTACTCGTGAAGAGTGGAGTAGCCGGGAGCAACAACAAAATTATTTGATGGGTTTGCCCGAAGGTGCTGATCTAAAGGAAACTCCAATATCATCTCCGGAAAATCACTATTTTAGAATTAATGGCACATCTCAATTAGCAAACGATGGCACTTTAACGGGTGAATTTATTCTAGTTGCTGAGGGGCAATCTGATGCCAACGTTAGAAGTCTCTTTACACGTAGCTATAAAGCCGATTGGCAGTCGAATTTTGAGAAGGAGTTGATGAAAATATCACCAAGAATCGAAATTATTGAGATGAGCTATACTGATCCTTACGCTTATCTTCTTCAACCAGTTCAAATCAAGGTGAAATACAGAATTCCTAATTATGCAATTGCTACAAAAAACGAAATTATTTTCACACCAGTTCTAGCATCAAATCTATTTGGTAGCCGTCATAGCCATATTGCCTTCGATCCATCTATCGAAAATCGAAATTATCCGTTTGTTGATGCGTGCTCTAAGTTGATAGAGTTAAACGAGGTTATTACACTTCCAACAAATATGACGATAAAATTTAAGCCAGAAACAATACAATCGAAGGGTAGTGGTGTCGATTTTGAATCAACCTATACGCTCGATGAAAACATGCTAAAGTTTTCTCAGAAAGTAGTGCTAAAAAAGCGAATCTACCAACCTGAAGATTGGCGGTCGTTCAGAGATGCAGTAAAGTATCAGAACGAATTTGCAAATACACCAGTAGTCCTTAAATTCTAA